The Actinomadura graeca nucleotide sequence GCGTCACCCGCCGGATCGGCTGCCCGTTCACGAACGAGCCGTTGGTCGACCCTAGATCCACGAGGACGATTTCGGGACCTTCTACGCGGATCTCGGCATGGTGCCGGGACACGCCGGGGTCGACGAGACGCAGGTCGCAGTCGGTGCCGCGACCCAGCAGGGTGACCGGAGTGTTGATCTCATACGTGCGCTGGGTGGTGTCGGAACCCTCCACGGCGGTCGTCACCAGCAGCCGCGGATGGCCGCCGAAGGCGCCCCCGCGTCCCCCCTGCGGCACGTCGCTCACCGGCTGGCGGATCTCCCCGCCCTCGACGGTCGAGCCCCGGATGACACCTGACCTGATGCGGAACATGCCCGTGGCGAGATCGCCCGCGTTCTCGAACCGCACCCGCACCGGACCCACGAAGGAGTACCCCTGCTCCTTCGCGTACTCGCGCGCGAGGTTCGCCAGCTCCTGGCTCAGGCTGTCGGCGTACACCTGGAGCCGCTGCCCGTCCTGCTGAGAGATCTCGACGACGAAGTCGTTCGGAACCAGCGTGCGGCCCTGCGCCACGATCGCCGCCCGATCGTCCATCTCGCGCTGCACAGCACTGGCCACCTCGACCGGCTGGAGCTCCGACTTGAAGGCACGCGCGAAGGCCCCTTCGACCATGCCCTCCAGCCGACGCTCGAAGCGCTGAATGACGCCCACGGGCACCTCCCTTCCCCACTGGTAGACGATCGTATCGGTGCGAAGGTTCGCTCAAAGTATCTGGATACCTAACCACTCCCGGCCCCGTGCTAGCCTTTTCGAGCACCCGGAGACGGGTCGACACCCACGGGCGGGTGGCGGAACGGCAGACGCGCACGGTTCAGGTCCGTGTGTCCGAAAGGATGTGAGGGTTCAAATCCCTCCTCGCCCACTTGATGGGGTAGTGACGGAAAGCTTCTCCACACACTGACGGAACGAGCCCCTGCGCGACAAGCGCAGGGGCTCTTCTGTTTCCCGATCAAGGCGTGGTCAATCGCTTGATCGTGTCCTCTTGCGCGCGCTTCGGGGGGCGCGCGGGTATCGGCACTGGTCGGGGGAACGGTGCGGGCGTCGGCGGCGCGGTGGGCGGAGCCGGTGCGCGGAGCCGGTGCGCGGAGCCGGTGCGCGGCGCGGCGTCAGGTGCAGGAGGGCGAGACCGCCGGGGGGACGTCCGGCAGGCGGGCGCAGTGGCGGCAGGCACGGGCCGAGGCGGCGATCCTGGCGTGCGCGACGAGGGTGAGGGCGCCGGTGAGCAGGGTCAGCGGCCAGTCCGCGGCCATGATCGAGGCGCCGGTGAGGGTCAGCGCGCTGACCGCGAGGGCGACGCAGGCGGTGGTGCCCGTCCAGGCCATGACCAGGGGCAGCCGGTCGGGGACGGGGAGGCGGCGGGCGAGGGCCCCGGTGGCGGCGAGGGACGCCGCGGCCAGGAGGGCTGTAGACGCGGCGACGCCGCCCAGGTGGGCCGCCAGGATCTGGACGGGGCCGGGCAGGTGCCGGGACGTCTCCACGAGGTACCAGCAGGCGAGCAGGAAGGGGACGGCGAGCGCGACGGTGCGGGCGGTGTGGCGGGCCTGCGCGATGGTCAGCTCGCGCTGGAAGGCCGGGGCGATCTCCTCGACCGTGCCGAACTCGCGCACCGCCCGGCAGACAGCGCGGTCGGCGCGGCCGGGATCGGCGGGCTCGCCGGGCCCGTCGTCGGTGAGGTCGGCCACGGCGTCGGCGAGGCCGTCGCGGACCTCCTCCAGCATCCGCGCCTTGAGGCGCCCGGGTCCCTGGAGCCGGGCGGACAGGCCCGAGACGAGTTCCTCGACTGGGTCGGGTGTCACGTCGCCGGTCCCGGCTGGAGGACGGACCCGATCGCGGTGGTGAACTCGCGCCAGGCCGCGCGCTCGTCGGCGAGGCCGCGGCGGCCCGCGTCGGTCAGCTCGTAGCAGCGACGGCGGCGCTCGCCGGCCGACTGCCAGCTGCTGCGCAGGAGTCCCAGGCGCTCCAGCCGGTTCAGCGCCGGGTACATCGTGCCGGTGCGCAGCTCCAGTGCGCCGCCGCTGCGCTCCTGGACGGCGGCGATGATCGCGTAGCCGTGCAGCGGGCCCGTCTCCAGGACGGACAGCAGGAGCCCGTCCAGATGCCCGCGGACCGCATCACCCCTCATGAGCAGGCAGTCTACGCACGTACGTATTGGTGTGCTACATATTGGTAGCCAATACATTGGCGCCCTAGCCAAGGAGTCACAGTGACAAAAGTGTTGCTCTCTGTGCATGTACTCGTGGCGATCCTGGCCATTGGACCGATCGCGGTGGCGGCCTCACTCTTCCCCCGCCACGTCCGGGCTGCCGGGGAGCCGGGCGGACGGCGGGTCGCCGCGTTCCTGCACCGGACCTGCCGTGCCTACACCGTCGCCGGGCTGGCGGTCCCGGTGTTCGGCGTCGCCACCGGCGCCCGGCTCGGCGTCCTGACCGACGCGTGGCTGCTGGCGTCG carries:
- a CDS encoding FhaA domain-containing protein — its product is MGVIQRFERRLEGMVEGAFARAFKSELQPVEVASAVQREMDDRAAIVAQGRTLVPNDFVVEISQQDGQRLQVYADSLSQELANLAREYAKEQGYSFVGPVRVRFENAGDLATGMFRIRSGVIRGSTVEGGEIRQPVSDVPQGGRGGAFGGHPRLLVTTAVEGSDTTQRTYEINTPVTLLGRGTDCDLRLVDPGVSRHHAEIRVEGPEIVLVDLGSTNGSFVNGQPIRRVTLVDGSRVTMGRTTLVFRRDRE
- a CDS encoding helix-turn-helix transcriptional regulator, whose amino-acid sequence is MRGDAVRGHLDGLLLSVLETGPLHGYAIIAAVQERSGGALELRTGTMYPALNRLERLGLLRSSWQSAGERRRRCYELTDAGRRGLADERAAWREFTTAIGSVLQPGPAT